The Vitis vinifera cultivar Pinot Noir 40024 chromosome 12, ASM3070453v1 genome has a segment encoding these proteins:
- the LOC104880844 gene encoding uncharacterized protein LOC104880844 isoform X2 — protein MDFRGGPTASVEEIKKYAARERNKELAQLSKVDVQGNDALTSSAVSAAFGSQPQNDTKSSLWKMSKLHGAIPPHMLQQQGSRNIQNGRPQNLPNASLSKGIAASLDEFKYGFPTSGLATASNKWWGSSSPDGYEGTIGNGVEIDEEDKKQSEQLADNGANLLVMDGEKAENEKEEGTIGPQGTGLLTAVRKTTVEEGRKILKIGVGRDHGVLKAGKKERRLLLQIFGSSLPSQWINGSS, from the exons ATGGACTTCAGAGGTGGCCCTACCGCAAG TGTTGAAGAAATTAAGAAGTATGCTGCTAGAGAAAGAAACAAGGAACTTGCTCAATTGTCGAAGGTTGATGTGCAAGGAAATGACGCTTTAACAAGTTCAGCTGTATCAGCAGCCTT TGGCTCCCAGCCCCAAAACGATACTAAAAGTTCTCTCTGGAAAATGTCCAAATTACATGGTGCCATACCACCTCATATGTTGCAACAGCAAGGAAGCAGGAACATTCAAAATGGGCGACCCCAGAATCTGCCTAATGCAAGTTTGAGCAAAGGAATTGCAGCCTCTTTGGATGAATTTAAATATGGATTCCCAACGAGTGGTCTAGCAACTGCCTCAAATAAGTGGTGGGGAAGCAGCAGTCCTGATGGCTATGAAGGTACCATTGGTAATGGAGTTGAAATTgatgaagaagacaaaaaacaGTCTGAACAATTGGCAGATAATGGTGCCAATTTGTTAGTAATGGATGGAGAGAAAGCtgaaaatgagaaagaggaGGGCACCATTGGTCCCCAAGGGACAGGTTTATTGACGGCTGTGAGGAAAACTACTGTAGAGGAAGGACGGAAAATACTAAAGATTGGTGTTGGTAGGGATCATGGTGTGCTCAAGGCAgggaagaaagagagaaggTTGCTGCTTCAAATATTTGGATCTTCATTGCCAAGTCAATGGATAAATGGCTCTTCATGA
- the LOC104880844 gene encoding protein NLP3 isoform X1 — MMSKSSQGSDKSLSFDDVSNCFSLPISEAANALGVCTSVLKKICRENGLQRWPYRKFQSGTSVEEIKKYAARERNKELAQLSKVDVQGNDALTSSAVSAAFGSQPQNDTKSSLWKMSKLHGAIPPHMLQQQGSRNIQNGRPQNLPNASLSKGIAASLDEFKYGFPTSGLATASNKWWGSSSPDGYEGTIGNGVEIDEEDKKQSEQLADNGANLLVMDGEKAENEKEEGTIGPQGTGLLTAVRKTTVEEGRKILKIGVGRDHGVLKAGKKERRLLLQIFGSSLPSQWINGSS, encoded by the exons ATGATGAGTAAATCATCACAAGGTTCGGACAAATCTCTCTCATTTGATGACGTCTCGAATTGTTTCTCTTTGCCCATCTCCGAAGCCGCCAACGCTCTCG GTGTCTGCACTAGTGTTCTGAAGAAAATATGTCGCGAAAATGGACTTCAGAGGTGGCCCTACCGCAAG TTTCAATCTGGAACAAGTGTTGAAGAAATTAAGAAGTATGCTGCTAGAGAAAGAAACAAGGAACTTGCTCAATTGTCGAAGGTTGATGTGCAAGGAAATGACGCTTTAACAAGTTCAGCTGTATCAGCAGCCTT TGGCTCCCAGCCCCAAAACGATACTAAAAGTTCTCTCTGGAAAATGTCCAAATTACATGGTGCCATACCACCTCATATGTTGCAACAGCAAGGAAGCAGGAACATTCAAAATGGGCGACCCCAGAATCTGCCTAATGCAAGTTTGAGCAAAGGAATTGCAGCCTCTTTGGATGAATTTAAATATGGATTCCCAACGAGTGGTCTAGCAACTGCCTCAAATAAGTGGTGGGGAAGCAGCAGTCCTGATGGCTATGAAGGTACCATTGGTAATGGAGTTGAAATTgatgaagaagacaaaaaacaGTCTGAACAATTGGCAGATAATGGTGCCAATTTGTTAGTAATGGATGGAGAGAAAGCtgaaaatgagaaagaggaGGGCACCATTGGTCCCCAAGGGACAGGTTTATTGACGGCTGTGAGGAAAACTACTGTAGAGGAAGGACGGAAAATACTAAAGATTGGTGTTGGTAGGGATCATGGTGTGCTCAAGGCAgggaagaaagagagaaggTTGCTGCTTCAAATATTTGGATCTTCATTGCCAAGTCAATGGATAAATGGCTCTTCATGA